One stretch of Equus przewalskii isolate Varuska chromosome 9, EquPr2, whole genome shotgun sequence DNA includes these proteins:
- the ATF5 gene encoding cyclic AMP-dependent transcription factor ATF-5, with protein MSLLATLGLELDRALLPAGGLGWLVDYGKLPLAPAPLGPYEVLGGALEGGLPAGGEPLAGDGFSDWMTERVDFTALLPLEPPLPPGALPPPSPPPPDLEAMASLLKKELEQMEDFFLDAPLLPPSSPPPPPPPPPPPPPPAPSLPLPLPTFDLPQPPALDTLDLLAIYCRSEAGQGDSGLAPLPPPQQPPPPPPQPSRAAPYPHPAATRGDRKQKKRDQNKSAALRYRQRKRAEGEALEGECQGLEARNRELRERAESVEREIQYVKDLLIEVYKARSQRTRSS; from the exons ATGTCACTCCTGGCgaccctggggctggagctggacaGGGCCCTGCTCCCAGCTGGCGGGCTGGGCTGGCTTGTAGACTATGGGAAACtccccctggcccctgcccccctGGGGCCCTATGAGGTCCTTGGGGGAGCCCTGGAGGGCGGGCTTCCAGCGGGGGGAGAGCCCCTGGCAG GTGACGGCTTCTCTGACTGGATGACTGAGCGGGTTGACTTTacagccctcctccctctggaGCCCCCCTTACCCCCAGgagccctccccccaccttccccacccccacctgacCTGGAAGCCATGGCCTCCCTCCTCAAGAAGGAGCTGGAGCAGATGGAAGACTTCTTCCTTGATGCCCCACTCCTCCCACCATCCTCCCcaccaccgccgccgccgccaccaccaccgccccccccaccagcaccctccctgcccctccccctccccacctttgacctccctcagccccctgccctgGACACCCTTGACTTGCTGGCCATCTACTGCCGCAGTGAGGCCGGGCAGGGCGACTCGGGGTTGgcgcccctgcctcccccacagcagccccctcctcctccacctcaaCCCTCTCGCGCGGCCCCCTACCCCCATCCTGCCGCCACCCGAGGGGACCgcaagcaaaagaagagagacCAGAACAAGTCGGCAGCTCTGAGGTACCGCCAGAGGAAGCGGGCAGAGGGCGAGGCCCTGGAGGGCgagtgccaggggctggaggcgcGGAACCGGGAGCTGAGGGAGAGGGCTGAGTCGGTGGAGCGGGAGATCCAGTACGTCAAGGATCTGCTCATCGAAGTGTACAAGGCTCGAAGCCAGAGGACCCGCAGCAGCTAG
- the SIGLEC11 gene encoding sialic acid-binding Ig-like lectin 11 isoform X2, whose product MFLLLLPPLLWAGSLQENPRVEIQVPESVTVQEGLCVLVSCTVSSVGVGLNDPTPAYGSWFQKRVSAPKDVLVATNNPARTGKAKTKFPFLLSGDPKTNNCSLSIAGAKKGDSGLYYFQLERGGDLRNTHKSVLVPVTVRALTQTPDIHIDRPLESGCRSHLTCSVPGACFQPTPPIVSWTGAALGAPGLDLRAYNSWEISLTPRPQDHGTNLTCRVTFPRAGVSTEGTLTLSVSYAPWDLTISIFRGNCTELKYPGNGSSLTIPEGESLRLVCVADSNPPATLNWVKGNQTLSPLQASRPGLLELPRVESEHEGEFICQAQHPRGSLRVSLHLSVHYPPQLLGPSCSWEDEGLHCGCSSRAQPAPSVRWRLGERLLEGNSSNASFTITSSSSGPWANSSLSLIEGLSSGLRVSCEATNVHGARSMTVLLLPGKPELGEGFVLGAFGGAGVAGLLSLCTCVLFLIVKTCRKATPEAAAG is encoded by the exons ATGttcttgctgctgctgccgcctctGCTGTGGGCAG GGTCCCTGCAGGAGAATCCGAGGGTGGAGATACAAGTGCCAGAGTCGGTGACGGTGCAGGAGGGCCTGTGTGTCCTCGTGTCCTGCACGGTGTCCTCTGTCGGGGTTGGCTTGAATGATCCCACACCTGCCTACGGCTCCTGGTTCCAGAAAAGGGTTAGTGCCCCAAAGGACGTTCTCGTGGCCACAAACAACCCAGCCAGGACAGGAAAAGCGAAGACCAAGTTTCCATTCCTCCTCTCCGGGGACCCCAAGACCAACAACTGCTCTTTGAGCATCGCAGGCGCCAAGAAGGGGGACAGTGGACTCTATTATTTTCaactggagagaggaggggacttGAGAAACACTCACAAGAGTGTCCTGGTCCCCGTGACAGTGAGAG CGCTCACACAGACCCCCGACATCCACATCGACCGGCCCCTGGAATCTGGCTGCCGCAGCCACCTGACGTGCTCCGTGCCAGGGGCCTGTTTCCAGCCGACGCCCCCCATCGTCTCCTGGACTGGGGCCGCCCTCGGAGCCCCGGGCCTGGACTTGAGGGCCTATAACTCCTGGGAGATCTCGCTCACCCCCCGCCCGCAGGACCACGGCACCAACCTCACCTGTCGGGTCACCTTTCCCAGGGCTGGCGTCAGCACCGAGGGGACCCTCACCCTCAGCGTGTCCT ATGCTCCATGGGACCTGACCATCAGCATCTTCCGGGGAAACTGCACAG aactGAAATACCCAGGGAACGGCTCGTCTCTTACCATCCCGGAAGGGGAGTCCCTGCGTCTGGTCTGTGTCGCCGACAGCAACCCTCCGGCTACACTGAACTGGGTCAAGGGGAACCAGACCCTGAGTCCCCTCCAGGCCTCGAGGCCCGGGCTCCTGGAGCTGCCCCGGGTGGAGTCGGAGCATGAAGGCGAATTCATCTGCCAAGCTCAGCATCCTCGGGGCTCCCTGCGCGTCTCCCTGCACCTCTCTGTGCACT aCCCCCCACAGCTGCTGGGAccctcctgctcctgggaggACGAGGGTCTGCACTGTGGCTGCTCCTCCCGAGCCCAGCCGGCCCCCTCCGTGCGCTGGCGGCTGGGGGAGCGTCTGCTGGAGGGGAACAGCAGCAACGCCTCCTTCACCATCACCTCCAGCTCCTCCGGGCCCTGGGCCAACAGCTCCCTGAGCCTCATCGAGGGGCTCAGCTCCGGCCTCAGAGTCAGCTGCGAGGCCACGAATGTCCACGGGGCCCGGAGCATGACTGTCCTGCTGCTGCCAG
- the SIGLEC11 gene encoding sialic acid-binding Ig-like lectin 11 isoform X3 yields MFLLLLPPLLWAGSLQENPRVEIQVPESVTVQEGLCVLVSCTVSSVGVGLNDPTPAYGSWFQKRVSAPKDVLVATNNPARTGKAKTKFPFLLSGDPKTNNCSLSIAGAKKGDSGLYYFQLERGGDLRNTHKSVLVPVTVRALTQTPDIHIDRPLESGCRSHLTCSVPGACFQPTPPIVSWTGAALGAPGLDLRAYNSWEISLTPRPQDHGTNLTCRVTFPRAGVSTEGTLTLSVSYAPWDLTISIFRGNCTELKYPGNGSSLTIPEGESLRLVCVADSNPPATLNWVKGNQTLSPLQASRPGLLELPRVESEHEGEFICQAQHPRGSLRVSLHLSVHYPPQLLGPSCSWEDEGLHCGCSSRAQPAPSVRWRLGERLLEGNSSNASFTITSSSSGPWANSSLSLIEGLSSGLRVSCEATNVHGARSMTVLLLPGKPELGEGFVLGAFGGAGVAGLLSLCTCVLFLMLTNTSACQAAP; encoded by the exons ATGttcttgctgctgctgccgcctctGCTGTGGGCAG GGTCCCTGCAGGAGAATCCGAGGGTGGAGATACAAGTGCCAGAGTCGGTGACGGTGCAGGAGGGCCTGTGTGTCCTCGTGTCCTGCACGGTGTCCTCTGTCGGGGTTGGCTTGAATGATCCCACACCTGCCTACGGCTCCTGGTTCCAGAAAAGGGTTAGTGCCCCAAAGGACGTTCTCGTGGCCACAAACAACCCAGCCAGGACAGGAAAAGCGAAGACCAAGTTTCCATTCCTCCTCTCCGGGGACCCCAAGACCAACAACTGCTCTTTGAGCATCGCAGGCGCCAAGAAGGGGGACAGTGGACTCTATTATTTTCaactggagagaggaggggacttGAGAAACACTCACAAGAGTGTCCTGGTCCCCGTGACAGTGAGAG CGCTCACACAGACCCCCGACATCCACATCGACCGGCCCCTGGAATCTGGCTGCCGCAGCCACCTGACGTGCTCCGTGCCAGGGGCCTGTTTCCAGCCGACGCCCCCCATCGTCTCCTGGACTGGGGCCGCCCTCGGAGCCCCGGGCCTGGACTTGAGGGCCTATAACTCCTGGGAGATCTCGCTCACCCCCCGCCCGCAGGACCACGGCACCAACCTCACCTGTCGGGTCACCTTTCCCAGGGCTGGCGTCAGCACCGAGGGGACCCTCACCCTCAGCGTGTCCT ATGCTCCATGGGACCTGACCATCAGCATCTTCCGGGGAAACTGCACAG aactGAAATACCCAGGGAACGGCTCGTCTCTTACCATCCCGGAAGGGGAGTCCCTGCGTCTGGTCTGTGTCGCCGACAGCAACCCTCCGGCTACACTGAACTGGGTCAAGGGGAACCAGACCCTGAGTCCCCTCCAGGCCTCGAGGCCCGGGCTCCTGGAGCTGCCCCGGGTGGAGTCGGAGCATGAAGGCGAATTCATCTGCCAAGCTCAGCATCCTCGGGGCTCCCTGCGCGTCTCCCTGCACCTCTCTGTGCACT aCCCCCCACAGCTGCTGGGAccctcctgctcctgggaggACGAGGGTCTGCACTGTGGCTGCTCCTCCCGAGCCCAGCCGGCCCCCTCCGTGCGCTGGCGGCTGGGGGAGCGTCTGCTGGAGGGGAACAGCAGCAACGCCTCCTTCACCATCACCTCCAGCTCCTCCGGGCCCTGGGCCAACAGCTCCCTGAGCCTCATCGAGGGGCTCAGCTCCGGCCTCAGAGTCAGCTGCGAGGCCACGAATGTCCACGGGGCCCGGAGCATGACTGTCCTGCTGCTGCCAG